From the Desulfovibrio sp. genome, the window AAAATTCAAGCGCATGATCATTTTTGGCGAATTCATGGCCGTTGCGGCCGTGGTCATGTGCGCCCTGTTCATCGTGGTTGACCTTGGGCAGCCCCAGCGCATGCTCAACGTCATGCTGCACCCCACACCCAATTCCGTCATGTTTTACGACATGCTGGTGCTCATCGGCTACCTTGGCCTGAACATCATTATCGGTTGGGTGACCCTTGAAGCCGAGCGTCACGAAATCGATCCCCCGAAATGGATCAAGCCCCTCATCTATCTTTCGATTCTGTGGGCCTTCTCCATCCACACGGTGACCGCCTTCCTGTACGCCGGCGTTCCCGGCCGCCACTACTGGCTTACCGCCATCATGGCTGGCCGCTTCCTGGCTTCCGCCTTCTGCTCCGGTCCTGCCATCCTGATGCTGCTCATGCTCTTGCTGCGCCGCCTCACCGGCTTTGACGTGGGCAAGGAAGCCGTGAAGACCCTGACCACCATCATCGTGTATGCCATGTGCGTGAACGTGTTCTTCTTTGTGCTGGAACTGTTCACGGCCTTCTACAGCAACATCCCCGGCCACATGGAGCCCATCCATGTGCTGTTCTTCGGTCACGGCGGGCATCTGCTGTGGGTGAGCTATTGGATGTGGGCTGCGGTTATCATGGCTTTTGGTTGTCTGGCCATTCTTATTCCGCCCAAACTCCGTACGCACCCCACGCTCATGCCCATCGCTCTGGCCATGCTCGTGGCCGCTTCGTGGATCGACAAGGGCCTTGGCCTTCTGATTGGCGGTTTTACCCCCAACATGTTTGAAGCCATCACCCCTTACATGCCCACTGGCAAGGAAATTGCCGTGGCCCTTGGCGTTTACGCCGTGGGCGCGCTGGTAGTCTCCCTGCTCTGGCGGATTGCGCTTGGCGTGAAAAAAGAAGTGAATCACTTCTCTGACTAGCCGTCAGGTACGTGTACTCAAACGCCCCCGTGTCACTGACACGGGGGCGTTTTGTCTTGGGGGCTGTCCTGTCAGCGAAAAGCCGCAAGTGATACAAACAATGATCCCGCATCCCGTAGCGGCATTTCTTCAACCGCAAGCTTGACTCGCACCCATGCTCGCGGGCATAGTATCAGCCATTCCCCGTTATTTTATTCGCAAGGAGCCATGGATGCATCAAGCGCTCAAAGACGCCATAACCATAAGCAAAACCCTGTTGCGCAACGGCTATGACGCTCATGTTATCAACGCCCCCTTGCAGGAACACCTGCTGGAAAACGCCACGCAGCCCACTGTGGATATTGCCTGCGAGCCGGATCTCGATACGCTTATCAAGCTTTTTCCCAAGGCAGTGCCGCAGCACGACAAGCGCGCTCTGGCCACGCTGGAAGAAAACGGCTTTGTCTTCTGTTTTTATCCCCTGGAAGTGGCTGCTGCAGGGCACCCGGAGCTTTCCCTGCTGCGCATCACGCCGACCATGATGGACAGGATGCCCCATGAGGAGCAGCTCAAGCTGCGCATCACGGGCTTTGGCAGCCCTGAAACCACGCAGGATGCCTACGACGGTTTTGAAGACGTCAAGGGCGGCGCTATCCAGCTTGCGGGCCTTCCGGATGAAACCCTGCGCCACAATTACCTGCTGGCGGTACGCGCCCTACGCTTTGCAGCCAATTTTGACCTGCCCATCGAGCCCAACACATGGCTTGCCATTGTGCGCGCCTCAAGCCGTGTGCTTGATTACGTACCGGCTACGGACATCATGGACGAATGGCGCAAAGTTGCCGCCGAATCCATGTACCGATTTGTGCGCCTGCTCTTTGATTCGCATATCCTTCAGGGGCTTATCCCCGAAGTGGCCTCCCTCTCCTGCCTCACCCAGATGCGCAACAAGGAAGGCGACACGGAAAACGTGTTTGAACACACACTTGAGTGCATGAAGCACTACCCCGAAGAAGATTTCCACTACGACTGGCTTGGCACCATGGCCATGCTGTTCCACGATGTGGGCAAGCTCTACACTGGCGAATATTTCGACGGCATCTGGACGTACTACCAGCACCACCGCGTAGGCGCCAAGGTAACGCGCAAGATTCTGCGCCGCCTGCACTTTGCGCAGGAAGATATCGACCTGCTGTGCCATCTGGTGCGCCATCACATGCGCTTCCACTTCATGATGACCGACAGGGGCATTCGCCGCTTCAAGGCACTGGACGACTACCCCCGGCTTATCGCCATGGCTAGGGCCGACCTCAAGGCCCGTGACGGCATACTCACCTCGTTCAACCACAATATGAAGTATCTGGATCGCGCGGAAACGCCGGAACAGATGCTGGAACCGCTGCTGAACGGCAATGAGATCATGAGCGAAACCAAGCTGTCGCCTGGCCCGCTGGTGGGCATTATTCGTGACGCGCTGTTGCAGGCCCAGATTGCAGGCGAAGTTACGGATGTTGAATCCGCCGTGACCTTTGTGCGTGATTACGCGCGCAAGTCAGTGGGATAATCGCCAAACCGCCTATGCTGACACTATGGGCGTTCCTTTGGGACGCCCTTTTTTTGCATACCTACTGCGTATGAACCCGATTTTGCTGGCATGAAAATTTCTTGCCCATCAGCGCCAAACATCGTAGTTCAACAGCCAGTACGCAACATATCTACACTACAAAACCTTATCTAATTCCGGCAGAGCATATGACCAATCTTCTCAACCTGACCCTTCCCGAGCTGGAAAACTGGCTTCAAACAGAACTGGGCGAGCGCAAGTTCCGCGCCATGCAAATTTGGCAATGGCTGTGGCAACGCATGGTTCGCGACTTTGAATCCATGACCAATATTTCAAAAGACTGCCGCGAAAAACTGACTGCCAAGGCTGTCATTGTCTGGCCGGAGGTTGTCACGGTTGAGAAAAGCCATGACGATACTACAAAATTTCTGCTGCGCCTCGAAGATGGTGCGCTGGTTGAAACAGTGCTTATTCCATCGGATTCGCGTGAAGGCGTACGCCGCTGGACGCAGTGCGTGTCGTCCCAAGTGGGCTGCGCCATGGCCTGTACATTTTGTTCTACGGGGCAAATGGGCTTTGAACGCAACATGACCATGGCCGAAATTCTGGGTCAGATCCTTGTGGCGCGTGCGCACCTGGGTGATGACAGGCCGGAATGGCCCATGCTGCGCAATATTGTGTTCATGGGTATGGGCGAGCCATTGCTCAACATGCGCGAACTCATGCGCTCCCTTGAAGGCCTGAATAACGCCAAGGGGCTGAATTTCTCCCCACGCCGCATCACAGTTTCCACATGCGGCATTGAAAAAGGGCTGCGCGAGCTGGGAGATAGCGGCCTTGCTTATCTGGCGGTTTCACTGCATGCGCCAACGCAGGAACTGCGGGCGAAAATCATGCCCAAGGCCGCACGCTGGCCTCTTGAGGAGATGTTTGAAGCGCTCAAGTCCTATCCGCTTAAAACGCGGGAGCACATTACCTTTGAGTATCTGCTGTTGGGCGGGGTCAACGACGGGCAGGAACAGGCCAGGGATCTGGCTCGGCTGGTAGGCGATGTGCGGGGCAAGCTGAACCTTATTGTCTACAACCCCGCAGAAGGCGCGCCCTACGCCGCCCCCACGGAAGAAAGCGTACTGGCCTTTGAGCAGTATCTCTGGAAGCGCAAGATCACGGCCATACTGCGTAAAAGCAAAGGACAGGACATCAAGGCAGCTTGTGGACAGCTTAAGGCGGATCGACAGGCACAATTGGACTGAACCGGGGTGGCTGGCTGGAATAGTTCTAGCGTTGAGCCGGACGCCGCCTTGAGGCGCCGCAGCTCGTGTCTGCCCCTTCGCGTGGTTTTAGCCAGCCGTAACCGCCCGTCCAGCGGCGGCAGAGCCTGTAAATCAGCAGGGGAAGCAAGGCCAGGGCACACACAAGATGCAACCCTTTAACGTATGCATACACACCATCATACAGAGAAAAATCTGGCATGTTATGCATGATAAGCGCCAAGCCGCTGATGGCCAGCCCTATCAGCAAACTCACGCGCAGCAGGCCGCAGCGGGTCAGGCAGTAAGCGCTGCGCCCCTGAAGACGCCAGACTGTGAAGGCGTAAGTTCCCAAGAACAGCAGTGCCGCTGACGAATAATAATGCGCAACAGATGGCGACCAGCTAGAGCTTTGAATCAGCCCATAGCGCCCGGCCTGCGGCAAATGCGCTAGACCGCTCCACACGGCTGTGAGCATGCTGGCCAGCCACAATACGCTGAAGAATGAGGAAAAAAGCGATGGCTGGTTTTTCATGGCTTGCGCCTCATCTTTCTTTCACGCCACAATCGCAGTACCGCCAGGGCCGCCCCTGCCACAGGGGCCAGCAGAACCGCCTTCAGCAGGCTGTTTTCTTTATCCATACTGGCGCCAGCCGGGCGCAAACTCGGCATACCAAAGCCTACCTTTCCCTGACGCAGCATGTTGGCTTCAATATCGCGGAAAAGCACTGAAGAAACATAGATGGTGTTTGTGCCGCCATTTTCTTTGAGCCCAAAGATGTCTCCGCCTCTTTGGTCCGCCAATTCCTTGGCCAGCTTTGTCATTTCCTCACGAGGCCCTATGCGCATGGCCCCCTGCGGACAGGCGGCCACGCAGGCCGGACTCTCTCCAGCCGTGAGCAGAGAACTGCAGTAATCACATTTGAACATCTGCCCGGTGCCAACGTATCTGGGAGCAAGATTGAGGTAGGACCCCACCCCCGCCTGACGCTGGGGGATACCCCACGGGCAGGCCCGGTCGCAGGGGCCATCCCCCAGACAAGTACTGCGATGGATGTAAATCGCGCCTTCGTTGCTCTGTCGCAAGGAGCCAGTGCTGCAAAGCGTGACGCACTGTGGGTTCAGACAATGCAAACAGCGCCGGGGCAGATATATCCGCCGCTCCACACCGTTAACCGTGATGGAGCACGACTGGATGAAAAGCCAGTTGTAGGGAGTAAGGCGGGAAACTTCATCGCGGCGGGTCGACCAGTCATTGGTGCGCACCCAAGCAGGGTAAGGACGGGGAATCGGCTGCGCAGGAAGGGG encodes:
- a CDS encoding 4Fe-4S dicluster domain-containing protein, which codes for MDNKLLLQRRSIIKAMAGTAGLSLAGASSSMASSLQNWGGGDDRATIIDVDLCNGCGVCVSACRDRNLAGIPLPAQPIPRPYPAWVRTNDWSTRRDEVSRLTPYNWLFIQSCSITVNGVERRIYLPRRCLHCLNPQCVTLCSTGSLRQSNEGAIYIHRSTCLGDGPCDRACPWGIPQRQAGVGSYLNLAPRYVGTGQMFKCDYCSSLLTAGESPACVAACPQGAMRIGPREEMTKLAKELADQRGGDIFGLKENGGTNTIYVSSVLFRDIEANMLRQGKVGFGMPSLRPAGASMDKENSLLKAVLLAPVAGAALAVLRLWRERKMRRKP
- a CDS encoding HD domain-containing protein, with the protein product MHQALKDAITISKTLLRNGYDAHVINAPLQEHLLENATQPTVDIACEPDLDTLIKLFPKAVPQHDKRALATLEENGFVFCFYPLEVAAAGHPELSLLRITPTMMDRMPHEEQLKLRITGFGSPETTQDAYDGFEDVKGGAIQLAGLPDETLRHNYLLAVRALRFAANFDLPIEPNTWLAIVRASSRVLDYVPATDIMDEWRKVAAESMYRFVRLLFDSHILQGLIPEVASLSCLTQMRNKEGDTENVFEHTLECMKHYPEEDFHYDWLGTMAMLFHDVGKLYTGEYFDGIWTYYQHHRVGAKVTRKILRRLHFAQEDIDLLCHLVRHHMRFHFMMTDRGIRRFKALDDYPRLIAMARADLKARDGILTSFNHNMKYLDRAETPEQMLEPLLNGNEIMSETKLSPGPLVGIIRDALLQAQIAGEVTDVESAVTFVRDYARKSVG
- the dsrP gene encoding sulfate reduction electron transfer complex DsrMKJOP subunit DsrP, with protein sequence MVEKLLEGPKTYYLWLLFLLCVIAGCGIVYLDQLQNGLSVTGMSRDVSWGLYISQFTYFVGVAASAVMLVLPTYFHHYKKFKRMIIFGEFMAVAAVVMCALFIVVDLGQPQRMLNVMLHPTPNSVMFYDMLVLIGYLGLNIIIGWVTLEAERHEIDPPKWIKPLIYLSILWAFSIHTVTAFLYAGVPGRHYWLTAIMAGRFLASAFCSGPAILMLLMLLLRRLTGFDVGKEAVKTLTTIIVYAMCVNVFFFVLELFTAFYSNIPGHMEPIHVLFFGHGGHLLWVSYWMWAAVIMAFGCLAILIPPKLRTHPTLMPIALAMLVAASWIDKGLGLLIGGFTPNMFEAITPYMPTGKEIAVALGVYAVGALVVSLLWRIALGVKKEVNHFSD
- a CDS encoding FeS-binding protein yields the protein MKNQPSLFSSFFSVLWLASMLTAVWSGLAHLPQAGRYGLIQSSSWSPSVAHYYSSAALLFLGTYAFTVWRLQGRSAYCLTRCGLLRVSLLIGLAISGLALIMHNMPDFSLYDGVYAYVKGLHLVCALALLPLLIYRLCRRWTGGYGWLKPREGADTSCGASRRRPAQR
- the rlmN gene encoding 23S rRNA (adenine(2503)-C(2))-methyltransferase RlmN encodes the protein MTNLLNLTLPELENWLQTELGERKFRAMQIWQWLWQRMVRDFESMTNISKDCREKLTAKAVIVWPEVVTVEKSHDDTTKFLLRLEDGALVETVLIPSDSREGVRRWTQCVSSQVGCAMACTFCSTGQMGFERNMTMAEILGQILVARAHLGDDRPEWPMLRNIVFMGMGEPLLNMRELMRSLEGLNNAKGLNFSPRRITVSTCGIEKGLRELGDSGLAYLAVSLHAPTQELRAKIMPKAARWPLEEMFEALKSYPLKTREHITFEYLLLGGVNDGQEQARDLARLVGDVRGKLNLIVYNPAEGAPYAAPTEESVLAFEQYLWKRKITAILRKSKGQDIKAACGQLKADRQAQLD